From the Thermus brockianus genome, the window GGAGCCAAGCGGCGAGCTCCTCCGCCGTGCGGGCCCTCACCCTTTCCCCTTCCAGGACGAAGCGCTCTCCCCGCTGCGCCAGGAGGTAGGCCCCGTAGGCCGCCTCCGGGGTGTAGGCCCCGTAGACGAGCTCGGCGAGCTCCTTCAGGCTCACCACCTCCCCCTGGAGGAGCTCCCAGGCCGCCTCCTCCTCCCCTTCCGGCACCCGTAGCGCCAGGCTCGCCGGGCCCGGGTGGAGGAGGAGGACGTCCTTGTGGCGCACCCTAAGCCTCTCCCCCGTGGCCAGGGTGAGCTCCAGCCGGTCGCCCTTTTCCTCGGCCAAGGCGGGCTTGCCTTTGTAGATGACGAGGGCCGCCACGCTCCCCAGGATACCGAGCGGTCCCTCTAGGGTATAGTAGGCCCCGTGGAATGGGACCTTTCCGACCTCTATAGCGGCCCCGAGGACCCGGGGATCCCGAAGGACCTCGAGGCCGCCCTCGCCCTGGCAGAAGGGCTAGACCCCGAGGACCTCTTTTCCCCGGAAAAAGCCCTAGACCTTTTCCGCCGGTACGAGGAGGCCCTGGAGAAGGCCTACAAGCCCCTCAACTTCGCCAGCCTCTACTTTGCCACCCGCACCCAGGACCCCACGGCCAAGGCCCTTTTGGACCGGGTGCGGAACCGCTTCACCGAGGTGCGCAACCGCCTCGTGCCCCTGGAGGTGGCCTTGAGGCGGCTTCCGGAGGAGGCCTTTAAGGCCCTCCTGGACCACCCAGGCCTGGCCGATCTCCGCCACTTCCTCCTGAGGCAGCGGGCCTACGCCCCCTTTACCCTTTCGGAAAGGGAGGAGGAGCTTTTGAACCTGAAGGCCCTGGTGGGCAGGAGCGCCTGGAGCCAGTTCTACACGGAGTACACGGGCCGCTTCCGCTTCCAGGTGGGGGGGAAGGAGCTCACGGAGATGGAGGTGCGCGCCCTCCGCCGCGACCCCGACCCCGGGGTGCGGCGGGAGGCCCACGGGGCGCTTTACGGGAAACTTCTCGCCGAAGCCCCCACCCTGAGCGCCGTCTTCAACGCGGTCTATCTGGACTACCTCCAGGAGCTAAGGCTCAGGGGCTACCGCCACCCCCTGGAGCCCGTGGCCCTAAGGGACGAGGTGGAGGTAAGGGACATAGAGGCCCTCCTCGCCGCCACCGAGGCCCACTACCCCCTGGTGGAGGCCTACTACCGCTTCAAGGCCAAGCGGCTCGGCCAGGAGAAGACGCCAAGCCCAGACCTCCTCGCCCCCCTAGGGGAGAAGCCCAAGGTGCCCTTTGAGGAGGCGAAGGCCTTGGTCCTCGAGGCCTTCCGCCGCTTCTCCCCCGAGATGGAGGCCATCGCCCGGGAGTTCTTTGACAGGCGCTGGATA encodes:
- a CDS encoding M3 family oligoendopeptidase — protein: MEWDLSDLYSGPEDPGIPKDLEAALALAEGLDPEDLFSPEKALDLFRRYEEALEKAYKPLNFASLYFATRTQDPTAKALLDRVRNRFTEVRNRLVPLEVALRRLPEEAFKALLDHPGLADLRHFLLRQRAYAPFTLSEREEELLNLKALVGRSAWSQFYTEYTGRFRFQVGGKELTEMEVRALRRDPDPGVRREAHGALYGKLLAEAPTLSAVFNAVYLDYLQELRLRGYRHPLEPVALRDEVEVRDIEALLAATEAHYPLVEAYYRFKAKRLGQEKTPSPDLLAPLGEKPKVPFEEAKALVLEAFRRFSPEMEAIAREFFDRRWIDVYPRPGKRGGAFCSGGLPSTHPYVLLNHTDDLDSAHTLAHELGHGVHFYLARRQRLLNFGASTPLAETASVFAEILLDDLLMERLSGEERTLLLAERVEDAINTLFRQVMYTFFERKSLEARKEGALSPEAFHELWQREQERLYGDAVAWTELDQAAWAGIPHFVHYRFYTYSYALGYLVVLALYGRYLEEGKAFVPKYLEVLSAGESQGPKEILRQAGVELASEDFFRYGFGVLEAWLKALS